Proteins encoded in a region of the Nitrospirota bacterium genome:
- a CDS encoding P-II family nitrogen regulator, whose product MKKIEAIIKPFKLDEVKDALNEIGIQGMTVTEVKGFGRQKGHTELYRGAEYIVDFIPKIKLEIVTSDSLAVKVVETIEKVAKTGKIGDGKIFVSAVEEVIRIRTGEQGETAV is encoded by the coding sequence ATGAAGAAGATAGAGGCGATCATTAAACCCTTCAAGCTGGATGAGGTGAAGGACGCCCTGAACGAGATTGGCATTCAGGGCATGACCGTGACCGAAGTAAAAGGATTTGGCAGGCAGAAGGGTCACACAGAGCTGTATCGCGGGGCTGAGTACATCGTTGATTTCATCCCCAAGATCAAGCTCGAGATCGTGACGTCAGACAGCCTTGCAGTCAAGGTGGTTGAGACCATAGAGAAGGTGGCCAAGACCGGCAAGATCGGCGACGGCAAGATATTTGTCTCTGCTGTAGAAGAGGTGATCAGGATCAGGACAGGAGAGCAGGGTGAAACGGCAGTGTGA